In a single window of the Sulfurimonas sp. hsl 1-7 genome:
- the mqnE gene encoding aminofutalosine synthase MqnE — translation MDRIDFDTALKLYDEDLFVLGEMADKKRKELHGNKTYFNINRHINPTNICADVCKFCAYAANRKNPNPYTMTHEEIMEIVDKIVEDGVKEVHIVSAHNPDTGIEWYLDIFRKIKDKYPQLHVKALTAAEVDFLARHYGKTYDEILDMMVEAGVDSMPGGGAEIFDEKVRDYICKGKVTSDQWIEIHKKWHERGKKSNVTMLFGHVENREHRIDHMMRIRKLQDQTGGFNCFIPLVYQTENNYLKIEHPITADEVLRTMAISRLVLDNVPNLKAYWVTSTVNLALVAQEFGANDLDGTIQKESINSAAGAKSANGIELDDFVGLIKDSGFTPVERDSIYNEIKVW, via the coding sequence ATGGATAGAATAGATTTCGATACAGCACTAAAACTTTACGATGAAGACCTTTTCGTACTCGGTGAGATGGCAGATAAAAAGCGTAAAGAACTTCACGGCAATAAAACATACTTCAATATTAACCGCCATATAAATCCGACAAATATATGTGCAGATGTATGTAAGTTTTGTGCGTATGCAGCAAATAGAAAAAATCCAAATCCTTATACAATGACACACGAAGAGATTATGGAGATTGTGGATAAGATTGTAGAAGACGGTGTGAAAGAGGTGCACATTGTTTCAGCGCATAATCCGGATACGGGAATAGAGTGGTATCTTGATATTTTTAGAAAGATCAAAGATAAATATCCGCAACTTCATGTAAAAGCACTGACTGCTGCTGAGGTTGATTTCCTTGCTCGCCATTACGGCAAAACATATGATGAGATTCTTGATATGATGGTTGAAGCGGGAGTAGATTCTATGCCGGGCGGCGGTGCTGAGATCTTTGATGAAAAAGTACGCGATTACATCTGTAAAGGGAAAGTAACGTCTGACCAGTGGATAGAGATCCATAAAAAATGGCATGAACGCGGGAAAAAATCAAATGTTACTATGTTATTCGGTCATGTAGAAAACCGTGAACATAGAATTGATCATATGATGCGTATCCGCAAACTTCAAGATCAAACGGGTGGCTTTAACTGCTTTATCCCTCTTGTGTATCAGACTGAAAATAATTATCTAAAAATTGAACATCCAATCACTGCCGATGAGGTACTTCGTACTATGGCAATTTCTCGTTTAGTATTAGATAATGTACCGAACTTAAAAGCGTACTGGGTAACTTCAACGGTAAATCTGGCACTAGTAGCACAAGAGTTTGGTGCAAATGACCTTGACGGTACTATCCAAAAAGAGTCTATTAACTCTGCTGCGGGTGCTAAGAGTGCAAACGGGATTGAGCTTGATGATTTCGTAGGACTGATAAAAGACAGCGGTTTTACACCGGTTGAGAGAGACAGTATCTATAACGAGATTAAGGTTTGGTAG
- a CDS encoding class II aldolase/adducin family protein: MKNLWNDKNASECKDELDFRVYTSNLLGKNDELVLHGGGNTSVKVDNLLYVKGSGWNLVDIEREGFSPVNMDALLDMAKLETLSDSDMVRLQRAAMTNQDAPNPSVEAILHALIPYKFVDHTHADAVVTISNSVKGKEHIEKLYPNFLIVDYVMPGFELAHKIYEMTKDINWDSIEGIILHNHGIFTFDNDAKKSYDKMIEAVTKAEEFLEENAQLEIQRSYEHSGCDIAKITKVFSKYKGYEVHLNINQSPLASFYASQPNLKEFASRGVLTPEHIIRTKRAPLVMEDTNLEAGIENYIKEYEEYYMRYEDGEMMINPAPNYMIIKNLAVISFGATKKEADIVNDIVEHTMKAVLQADKLGGYVSISEKDSFAMEYWELEQAKLKK; encoded by the coding sequence ATGAAAAATTTATGGAATGATAAAAACGCTTCAGAGTGTAAAGATGAACTAGATTTTAGAGTTTATACATCAAACCTTTTGGGTAAAAATGATGAACTGGTATTACATGGTGGTGGTAACACTTCTGTCAAAGTCGATAACCTCCTATATGTAAAAGGAAGTGGTTGGAATCTTGTTGATATTGAACGAGAAGGTTTCTCTCCGGTTAATATGGATGCACTTTTAGATATGGCAAAGCTTGAAACTTTAAGTGATAGTGATATGGTGAGATTACAACGTGCTGCAATGACAAATCAAGATGCACCAAATCCATCTGTAGAAGCTATTTTACATGCACTAATCCCTTACAAGTTTGTTGACCATACACATGCTGATGCTGTTGTGACTATCTCTAACTCAGTAAAAGGGAAAGAGCATATTGAAAAGTTATATCCAAACTTTTTAATCGTTGATTATGTGATGCCTGGATTTGAATTGGCACATAAAATTTATGAGATGACAAAAGATATTAACTGGGACTCAATCGAAGGGATTATCTTACATAATCACGGAATCTTTACTTTTGATAATGATGCCAAAAAATCGTACGATAAAATGATCGAAGCGGTAACAAAAGCGGAAGAGTTTTTAGAAGAAAATGCTCAACTTGAGATTCAAAGAAGCTACGAGCACAGTGGTTGTGACATTGCAAAGATTACAAAAGTGTTTTCAAAGTACAAAGGGTATGAAGTTCATCTCAATATCAACCAATCACCTTTAGCATCTTTTTATGCTTCACAACCAAACTTAAAAGAGTTTGCATCTCGCGGAGTATTAACACCAGAGCATATCATTCGTACAAAACGAGCACCTCTTGTGATGGAAGATACAAATCTTGAAGCTGGAATTGAGAACTATATTAAAGAGTATGAAGAGTACTATATGCGCTATGAAGATGGTGAGATGATGATTAATCCTGCCCCTAATTATATGATTATTAAAAACTTAGCTGTAATCTCTTTTGGAGCGACGAAAAAAGAGGCTGATATTGTTAACGATATAGTTGAACATACTATGAAAGCCGTATTGCAAGCTGATAAATTAGGCGGTTATGTAAGTATTAGCGAAAAAGATAGTTTTGCTATGGAATACTGGGAATTAGAACAGGCGAAACTAAAAAAATAA
- a CDS encoding HD domain-containing protein: MDILLQIENIIENNGSDFELSKLFKQYIKEYKDSLDQLFEKNQGKDFLVRHTKKLDSIIELMYKTVLRRTFGNYLPMRSSIPIAVVALGSYGREQLCVHSDIDLLIVYEDVHGYNTELIIEKLFYLALDAGLKLGHRVHEVQDLFKASNEDITIRTSLMESRFICGSSFTWHATTRELHKMRLYQQKEFILNKIEEAQGRRKRFSISMEPNIKEGVGGLRDAQLIYWIAKTIYGIESIKELSGELFTDEEYREYRIAIELLFRVRSALHLITGKQEDTLRLEHIPQVTKLLGFSNQKKLSSKVLEAGWRVNNFTQIFVKKMVRSFIYDKHNISEFRKCRIQKGIYKRDDRLFASYNLKPRPINELLELLINLEDQDYKFDAGFLNQFTYTTISHPLKQKTYTLIKKLLKKEHIYSFLKLFYDAGILHELFPNFKKVLHLPQFDGYHHFPVDLHSVKCIEALENIKEPFIKSLYDSMDEKEKFLLKIVVFLHDSGKGRKQDHSEVGAKLVAQFAKKMQLDGEDTSRAITLVKHHILMSSVAFKDNIHNEKTLYKFMSNVGDEKNLKLLYVLTYADINGVDGVGGKTYTVFSAKLLYELYTSALEVAQNKERITDAKKRVIIEKKVKNLEEFKTLPRVLQNKILSVVSNLFFFKNTPQNILKIAQQAQETKDYSYNIQNENSLTIEIFRRIPLNVGYLLSTLSHLDVASMEIFTLFDNVKYFKIDFTQNVDPSILEDIKIMVEDAFDMSKEVKLRNIEIKKSDITIDCEHSLTHAEINIQTKNQIGLLAYVMHKFEQLNINIVSAKIHSSKFKVRDSFLMEKQNNICNNADEIYKFLTK; encoded by the coding sequence ATGGATATATTATTGCAAATTGAAAACATCATAGAAAACAATGGTTCAGACTTCGAACTTTCAAAACTTTTTAAACAGTATATAAAAGAATATAAAGACTCTTTAGACCAGCTTTTTGAAAAAAACCAAGGAAAAGACTTTCTCGTACGACATACAAAAAAGCTCGACTCTATCATTGAGTTAATGTATAAAACCGTACTTAGACGTACATTTGGGAACTATCTCCCTATGAGAAGCTCTATACCTATAGCAGTTGTTGCACTTGGAAGTTACGGGCGGGAACAACTATGTGTCCACAGTGATATAGACCTTTTGATCGTTTATGAAGATGTACACGGATACAATACCGAACTCATTATAGAAAAACTTTTTTATTTGGCACTCGATGCAGGACTGAAACTGGGACATCGCGTTCATGAAGTACAAGATCTTTTTAAAGCTTCTAATGAAGATATTACAATTAGAACATCTTTAATGGAATCTCGCTTCATCTGCGGTTCCTCTTTTACTTGGCATGCAACTACACGTGAACTGCATAAGATGAGACTCTATCAGCAAAAAGAGTTTATTTTAAACAAGATCGAAGAAGCCCAAGGGAGAAGAAAAAGGTTCTCAATCTCAATGGAACCGAATATCAAAGAGGGTGTCGGCGGACTTCGTGATGCTCAACTGATCTATTGGATAGCGAAAACTATTTACGGAATCGAATCTATCAAAGAGCTAAGCGGGGAATTGTTTACCGATGAAGAGTATAGAGAGTATCGAATCGCTATAGAACTGCTCTTCCGTGTTCGAAGTGCCCTGCATCTTATAACGGGGAAACAAGAAGACACCCTTAGACTTGAACATATTCCTCAGGTTACAAAACTTTTAGGATTTTCAAATCAAAAAAAGCTTTCAAGTAAAGTGCTTGAAGCTGGATGGCGTGTCAATAACTTTACCCAAATCTTTGTAAAAAAAATGGTGCGTAGTTTTATTTACGATAAACATAATATTTCAGAGTTCCGCAAATGTAGAATTCAAAAAGGGATCTATAAACGAGATGACAGACTTTTTGCATCTTATAATCTAAAACCGAGACCTATCAATGAGCTTTTAGAACTTCTGATTAACCTTGAAGATCAAGATTATAAGTTTGATGCCGGTTTTTTAAATCAGTTTACATATACGACAATTTCCCACCCACTCAAACAAAAAACATATACTCTGATTAAAAAGCTTTTGAAAAAAGAACACATCTATTCATTTTTAAAACTTTTTTATGACGCAGGGATACTCCATGAGCTGTTTCCTAACTTTAAAAAAGTACTTCATCTGCCACAGTTTGACGGATATCACCATTTTCCGGTAGATCTGCACTCTGTAAAATGTATAGAAGCGCTTGAAAACATTAAAGAACCTTTTATCAAAAGTTTATATGATTCAATGGATGAAAAAGAGAAGTTTTTACTTAAAATAGTTGTTTTCTTACACGATAGCGGAAAAGGGAGAAAACAAGATCACAGTGAAGTGGGAGCAAAACTCGTAGCTCAGTTTGCAAAAAAAATGCAACTTGACGGAGAAGATACGTCACGCGCTATCACACTTGTAAAGCACCATATACTTATGAGTTCTGTTGCATTTAAAGACAACATTCACAATGAAAAAACACTTTATAAATTCATGTCGAATGTCGGAGATGAAAAAAATCTCAAACTCCTTTACGTACTTACTTATGCGGATATCAACGGAGTTGACGGAGTTGGCGGAAAAACATATACAGTCTTTAGTGCAAAACTCCTTTACGAACTCTACACAAGTGCTTTAGAGGTTGCGCAAAATAAAGAGCGTATAACAGATGCCAAAAAACGTGTCATTATTGAAAAAAAGGTAAAAAACCTTGAAGAGTTTAAAACGCTTCCAAGAGTGTTGCAAAATAAAATTTTATCTGTTGTTTCCAACCTCTTTTTCTTTAAAAATACACCGCAAAATATTCTAAAAATTGCACAACAGGCACAAGAGACAAAAGATTATAGTTACAATATCCAAAATGAGAACTCTTTAACAATCGAGATCTTTAGAAGAATTCCTCTCAATGTTGGTTATTTACTCTCAACACTCTCACATCTTGATGTTGCATCAATGGAAATTTTTACTCTCTTTGATAATGTAAAATATTTTAAAATAGATTTTACACAAAATGTTGATCCGAGTATTCTTGAAGATATTAAGATTATGGTTGAAGATGCTTTTGATATGTCTAAAGAGGTTAAACTTCGTAACATTGAGATTAAAAAAAGTGATATTACTATCGATTGTGAGCATTCATTAACACATGCTGAGATCAATATACAAACGAAAAATCAGATTGGACTGCTTGCATATGTGATGCATAAATTCGAGCAGCTAAATATTAATATCGTCAGTGCAAAAATTCATTCGAGTAAATTTAAAGTCAGAGACAGTTTCTTAATGGAAAAACAAAATAATATATGCAATAATGCTGATGAAATTTACAAATTTTTAACAAAATAA
- a CDS encoding putative quinol monooxygenase, translated as MAITKRVTFIAKEGCEEKMKELLSAMVVPSKAEKGCVFYEIVQYENNRRKFMAIETWADEAALDGHRASAHYAVYKSSYEPYCEEKYTDELEVLG; from the coding sequence ATGGCAATTACAAAAAGAGTGACTTTTATAGCAAAAGAAGGGTGTGAAGAGAAAATGAAAGAGCTTCTTTCAGCAATGGTAGTACCTAGTAAAGCTGAAAAAGGTTGTGTTTTTTACGAGATCGTACAATATGAAAATAATAGAAGAAAATTTATGGCGATAGAAACATGGGCAGATGAAGCAGCACTTGACGGGCACAGAGCCTCTGCACATTATGCTGTGTATAAATCATCGTATGAACCGTATTGTGAAGAAAAGTATACAGATGAATTAGAGGTATTAGGGTAG
- the lsrK gene encoding autoinducer-2 kinase yields the protein MDKYLLAIDAGTGSIRAVLFDTLGNQIAVSQQEWTHLEEEGVPNSMSFDFRTNWQLTCECISDVITCSSIDPKDILALSATSMREGIVLYDKEGNELWGVANVDARASKEVEYLKENFSGLEEKFYQESGQTFALGALPRLLWLKNNRADLYEKVASISMIGDWILAKLSGVIASDPSNGGTTGIFSLQNRTWNAGMASEIGLKDTIFPPVLEVGEVVGNVTPEASKQTRLDPSTKVVMGGGDVQLGSAGLGVVKEGDVAVLGGSFWQQVVNISSLTKPPKDMGLRVNPHVVQGLSQAEGITFFSGLIMRWFRDAFCDLEKLEADKSGKDVYAFMEEKAMQIPAGSYGILPIFSDSMKYGKWYHASPSFLNLSLESEKSNKYSMFRSLEENAAIVSSINLENIKKFSGVEFNEIVFAGGASKGTLWSQILSDVTGYTVKIPKVTEATALGAAMAAGVGAGVYDSLVEASQKLVEWDKTFTPNLENKKVYDELKEKWQSAYEVQLKLVDDNITTSMWKAPGV from the coding sequence ATGGATAAATATTTACTCGCAATAGATGCCGGAACGGGAAGTATCCGTGCGGTACTTTTTGATACTTTAGGGAATCAGATCGCAGTATCACAACAAGAGTGGACACACCTTGAAGAAGAGGGTGTACCCAACTCTATGAGTTTTGATTTCAGAACAAACTGGCAGCTTACGTGTGAGTGTATTTCAGATGTGATCACTTGTTCATCTATTGATCCAAAAGATATATTAGCCCTTAGTGCTACAAGTATGCGTGAGGGGATAGTCCTATATGATAAAGAGGGAAATGAGCTTTGGGGTGTGGCAAATGTGGATGCACGTGCCTCAAAAGAGGTAGAGTATCTTAAAGAGAATTTTTCAGGCTTAGAGGAGAAGTTTTACCAAGAAAGTGGGCAAACTTTTGCTCTTGGTGCTTTGCCGCGTCTATTGTGGCTGAAAAACAATAGAGCAGATCTCTATGAAAAAGTTGCATCTATCTCTATGATCGGAGATTGGATTTTAGCAAAACTCTCAGGTGTGATCGCATCTGATCCGAGTAACGGTGGCACTACGGGAATTTTTAGTTTACAAAATCGCACTTGGAATGCAGGTATGGCGAGTGAAATTGGTCTAAAAGATACAATCTTTCCTCCTGTATTAGAAGTTGGTGAAGTAGTGGGGAATGTAACACCGGAAGCTTCAAAACAGACTCGACTCGATCCATCTACTAAAGTGGTAATGGGTGGCGGTGATGTGCAGCTTGGCTCAGCGGGACTTGGCGTAGTGAAAGAGGGTGATGTAGCAGTTCTGGGCGGGAGTTTTTGGCAGCAGGTAGTGAACATTAGTTCATTGACAAAACCGCCTAAAGATATGGGATTACGTGTCAATCCCCATGTAGTTCAAGGGCTCTCGCAAGCAGAGGGAATTACGTTTTTCTCAGGGCTTATTATGAGATGGTTTCGGGATGCTTTTTGTGATCTGGAGAAGTTGGAAGCTGATAAGAGTGGAAAAGATGTGTATGCGTTCATGGAAGAGAAAGCTATGCAGATTCCTGCCGGCTCGTATGGGATTTTACCGATTTTTTCGGATAGTATGAAGTATGGGAAATGGTACCATGCATCTCCGAGTTTTTTAAACCTTTCACTTGAGAGTGAGAAGTCAAACAAGTACTCAATGTTTCGATCTTTAGAAGAAAATGCGGCAATTGTTTCAAGTATTAATCTAGAAAACATTAAAAAGTTTAGCGGTGTAGAGTTTAATGAGATAGTATTTGCAGGCGGGGCCAGCAAGGGTACCCTTTGGTCACAGATACTTTCAGATGTTACGGGTTATACAGTGAAAATTCCAAAAGTAACGGAAGCAACGGCACTTGGTGCGGCGATGGCAGCGGGTGTGGGAGCCGGAGTTTATGACTCTTTGGTGGAAGCTTCGCAAAAATTGGTAGAGTGGGATAAAACTTTTACACCAAACTTGGAAAACAAAAAAGTTTATGATGAACTAAAAGAAAAATGGCAAAGTGCTTATGAAGTACAATTAAAGCTAGTTGATGATAATATCACGACTTCAATGTGGAAGGCTCCTGGGGTTTAA
- a CDS encoding STT3 domain-containing protein: MQTLSKETKLTIFYIVLAYIFSIAMRFIWVNQFNGYEPFHFNGQFMINTNDGYLWAEGARDILGGIYRDVDQTPVAEAPAVLTAFFVKILPFSFETVIFYMPAFLSSLIVIPIILIARLLKNLEMGLIAALLASIAWSYYNRTMAGYYDTDMLNIVLPMFLLWSIIWAVKTDQNIYLLLTALDILVYRWWYPQSYSLEFAFFGLILACTLIFDRKNIFNYKLLAIMMFAMMGLDGYTRLTLVVVSFYIFTQEKFDKYVYYILGAAIATFFVTGGFNPIWIQLKGYVFKDSVSVAEQGLHLHFFTVMQTIREAGQIPFEMFANRISGNVIVFIISLLGYGYLLFKHRIMLLSLPLVGLGFLAYVGGLRFTVYAVPVLAFGVAFLITELAQKMPTQKLKYLSMITFTLLILLPNYKHIDDYKVPTVFNAEEVKVLEQLKSIANPNDYTIAWWDYGYPIRYYADTQTLIDGGKHSGSVNFPVSFILTHPQDAAAKMARLDVEYTEKKLLGDKNQTHFSNIEEITKDYGFNNTNLFLNELTKDIKLPKKTTDIYLYLPFRMLNIYPTVTYFSNINLMNGVQGKQPLFFQSRNFKDTGEKLLLGGNVSLNKSDLTLTLGKKTVPIRRFVKTVYGQDNKVHVESQLVNFTSDISLIYLASYNIFLVVDEATYNSTYIQLFVLENYDKELYEMVINTVGAKVFKLKI, translated from the coding sequence TTGCAAACTTTATCAAAAGAGACTAAATTAACGATATTTTATATTGTTTTAGCGTATATATTCTCAATTGCTATGAGATTTATTTGGGTAAATCAGTTTAATGGATATGAACCGTTTCATTTTAACGGACAGTTTATGATCAACACAAATGACGGGTATTTATGGGCTGAAGGTGCAAGAGATATACTTGGCGGAATTTATAGAGATGTAGACCAAACTCCTGTAGCAGAAGCACCCGCAGTTTTAACGGCATTTTTTGTAAAAATACTGCCATTTTCTTTTGAAACTGTTATTTTTTATATGCCCGCTTTTCTCTCTTCTTTAATTGTTATCCCTATTATTTTAATAGCAAGATTGCTTAAAAACTTGGAGATGGGGCTAATTGCTGCATTGTTGGCTTCAATTGCATGGAGCTACTATAACCGTACAATGGCAGGCTATTACGATACGGATATGCTCAATATCGTACTTCCTATGTTTTTATTATGGTCAATTATCTGGGCGGTAAAAACGGATCAAAATATCTATCTTCTTTTAACAGCTTTAGATATCTTGGTATATAGATGGTGGTATCCGCAAAGTTATTCTCTAGAGTTTGCATTTTTCGGTTTAATCCTTGCATGTACACTTATCTTTGACCGTAAAAATATCTTTAACTATAAACTGCTTGCAATTATGATGTTTGCTATGATGGGACTTGATGGTTACACAAGACTTACTTTGGTAGTAGTATCGTTTTATATTTTTACTCAAGAAAAGTTTGATAAATATGTATATTACATCTTAGGTGCTGCTATAGCAACATTTTTTGTTACAGGTGGATTTAATCCTATATGGATACAACTTAAAGGGTATGTATTTAAAGATAGTGTAAGTGTAGCTGAACAAGGTTTACACCTTCATTTCTTTACCGTAATGCAGACAATTCGTGAAGCGGGACAAATCCCTTTTGAAATGTTTGCAAACCGTATAAGCGGTAATGTTATTGTCTTTATAATTTCATTATTAGGGTATGGATATCTACTCTTTAAACATAGAATTATGCTGCTTTCATTACCGTTAGTGGGACTTGGCTTTTTAGCATATGTAGGGGGACTTAGATTTACTGTTTATGCAGTTCCTGTTTTAGCATTTGGAGTTGCATTCTTGATTACGGAACTTGCTCAAAAAATGCCTACACAAAAGTTAAAATATCTCTCAATGATTACATTTACTTTACTTATCTTACTTCCAAACTATAAGCATATAGATGATTATAAAGTTCCGACTGTTTTTAATGCAGAAGAAGTGAAGGTACTCGAGCAACTAAAGAGTATTGCAAATCCAAATGACTACACTATAGCATGGTGGGATTATGGATATCCTATCCGTTATTATGCAGATACACAAACATTAATAGACGGTGGAAAACACAGCGGTAGTGTAAACTTCCCTGTAAGTTTTATTTTAACGCATCCTCAAGATGCAGCTGCTAAGATGGCTCGTTTAGATGTGGAGTATACGGAGAAAAAACTCCTCGGGGATAAAAATCAGACCCATTTTTCAAATATTGAAGAGATTACGAAAGATTATGGATTTAATAATACAAATCTTTTTTTAAATGAGCTTACCAAAGATATCAAGTTACCAAAGAAAACAACAGATATTTATCTCTATTTACCGTTTAGAATGCTTAATATTTATCCGACAGTGACATATTTTTCAAATATCAATTTAATGAACGGTGTGCAAGGGAAGCAGCCTCTTTTCTTCCAAAGCAGAAATTTTAAAGATACAGGAGAGAAACTTTTACTTGGAGGTAATGTTTCTTTAAACAAAAGTGACTTAACACTGACACTTGGGAAGAAAACTGTACCGATTAGAAGATTTGTAAAAACTGTATATGGTCAAGATAATAAGGTGCATGTAGAGTCACAACTTGTGAATTTTACATCCGATATAAGCTTGATTTATCTTGCTTCTTACAATATATTTTTAGTTGTAGATGAAGCAACATATAACTCTACATATATACAACTGTTTGTCTTAGAAAACTATGATAAAGAACTATATGAGATGGTGATTAACACTGTAGGTGCGAAAGTATTTAAGCTAAAAATTTAA
- the galU gene encoding UTP--glucose-1-phosphate uridylyltransferase GalU, which yields MIRKCLFPAAGYGTRFLPATKAMPKEMLPILTKPLIQYGVEEAMEAGCDVMAIITGRGKRAITDHFDISYELEHQIQGSSKEKMLDGIRNIIKNCTFTYTRQNEMKGLGDAIYKGNVLVGFQNPFAVILADDLCVNPDGDGVLKQMVDLYNKYKCCIVATMEVPNEEVHKYGVIEGNEIEDGVFMVSNMIEKPDNDKAPSNQAVIGRYILTPDIFEMIQHTKPGKNGEIQITDALCEQAKKGMVIAYRFKGKRFDCGSVEGFVEATNYFYNKEKEEL from the coding sequence ATGATAAGAAAATGTTTATTCCCGGCAGCAGGATACGGTACAAGGTTTTTACCGGCAACAAAAGCAATGCCAAAAGAGATGTTACCGATTCTAACTAAACCGCTCATTCAGTATGGTGTAGAAGAAGCGATGGAAGCCGGATGTGATGTTATGGCAATTATTACGGGACGCGGTAAACGTGCCATTACAGATCATTTTGATATCTCTTATGAGTTAGAACATCAGATACAGGGTTCATCTAAAGAAAAAATGTTAGATGGTATACGTAATATTATTAAAAACTGTACATTTACATATACTCGTCAAAATGAGATGAAAGGTTTGGGAGATGCAATTTATAAAGGAAACGTATTAGTAGGTTTCCAAAATCCTTTTGCAGTAATACTTGCAGATGACCTTTGTGTAAATCCTGACGGTGACGGAGTACTCAAACAGATGGTTGATCTTTACAATAAATATAAATGTTGTATAGTCGCTACTATGGAGGTACCAAATGAAGAGGTACATAAGTACGGTGTAATAGAGGGTAACGAGATTGAGGACGGTGTATTCATGGTTTCAAATATGATTGAAAAACCGGATAACGATAAAGCACCTTCAAATCAAGCGGTAATAGGGCGATATATTTTAACACCGGATATTTTTGAGATGATTCAACATACAAAGCCCGGAAAAAACGGTGAGATACAGATAACAGACGCTCTTTGCGAACAAGCAAAAAAAGGGATGGTTATCGCATATAGATTTAAAGGAAAGAGATTCGACTGTGGAAGTGTAGAAGGTTTCGTAGAAGCTACTAACTACTTTTATAATAAAGAGAAAGAAGAACTTTAA
- a CDS encoding glycosyltransferase family 2 protein, with protein MDITVVIPTYNRYRFLKRAITSVLAQTYQPKEIIVVDDGSIDETFQIQTDFPQIKYIYQENKGVSSARNIGIKHSSCNWIAFLDSDDVFEKEKLQKQVGFHKQNAGILMSYTDEIWIRDSQEINIPKKFQKIGKDIFTENLSYCNIAPSSALIHKTVFDNVGRFDESLEVCEDYDLWLRIMIRYEIKLLNEKLIKKYAGHEDQLSFKHWGMDRFRVVSLEKLLKITTSQEKTSKIKEELLKKYELLLKGAIKYDKIHDISIYRDKIANFIKRD; from the coding sequence TTGGATATAACGGTCGTTATTCCAACTTATAACCGTTACCGCTTTTTAAAAAGGGCGATAACTTCCGTCCTTGCACAAACATACCAGCCAAAAGAGATCATTGTTGTTGATGATGGCTCAATTGATGAAACTTTCCAAATACAAACAGACTTTCCACAAATAAAATATATCTATCAAGAGAATAAAGGTGTTTCATCTGCTAGAAATATAGGGATTAAACATTCAAGTTGTAACTGGATCGCATTTTTAGATTCCGATGATGTTTTTGAAAAAGAAAAACTACAAAAACAAGTTGGTTTTCATAAACAAAATGCAGGGATATTAATGAGCTATACGGATGAGATATGGATACGAGATTCTCAAGAGATCAATATTCCAAAAAAATTTCAAAAAATAGGAAAAGATATTTTTACAGAAAACCTCTCTTATTGTAATATTGCTCCATCTTCAGCCTTGATACATAAAACAGTTTTTGACAATGTCGGTAGATTTGATGAGTCTTTAGAAGTATGTGAGGATTATGATCTCTGGCTTCGCATAATGATACGATATGAAATTAAACTATTAAATGAAAAACTGATAAAAAAATATGCAGGACATGAAGATCAGTTAAGCTTTAAACATTGGGGAATGGATAGATTTCGTGTAGTTTCTTTAGAAAAACTATTGAAAATAACAACCTCACAAGAAAAAACCTCAAAAATTAAAGAGGAACTTTTAAAAAAGTATGAATTGTTACTAAAGGGTGCAATCAAATATGATAAAATACATGACATTTCAATATATAGGGATAAGATTGCAAACTTTATCAAAAGAGACTAA